One segment of Armatimonadota bacterium DNA contains the following:
- a CDS encoding CRISPR-associated protein Cas5, translated as MRVRAPVASFRRPLDHNYQRTLPMPPPTTLKGIAGAALGLSDRELWAPESPMRGLKISVWMDAKPGRARDLWTVLKIKNARIEARSPYFRELLFFTRYTLLYGGDAALLQKLKRAFRDPAYPLSLGREDELLLVEEVQLDEAKPGEPRLQGTLVVGDVRQMSNLRPILREGSVFEPPVVETLPLAFTVDAKGIRHPEPPVPVSFLPLGVEWELSGLSAWWWKDRAWVWIEKI; from the coding sequence GTGCGGGTGCGGGCGCCGGTGGCGTCGTTCCGGCGTCCGCTGGACCACAACTACCAGCGCACGCTTCCCATGCCTCCACCGACGACGCTCAAGGGCATCGCCGGGGCGGCGCTGGGGCTTTCGGACCGAGAGCTGTGGGCGCCGGAGAGCCCTATGCGTGGGCTGAAGATCTCGGTGTGGATGGACGCCAAGCCCGGGCGTGCCCGCGACCTTTGGACCGTGCTCAAGATCAAAAACGCCCGCATCGAAGCCCGCTCGCCGTACTTCCGGGAGCTCCTGTTTTTCACGCGCTACACGCTGCTTTACGGTGGCGACGCGGCGCTCTTGCAGAAGCTGAAGCGGGCATTCCGCGACCCTGCGTATCCGCTCTCGCTTGGTCGGGAAGATGAGCTTTTGCTCGTGGAGGAAGTGCAGCTTGACGAAGCCAAGCCCGGAGAGCCGCGTCTTCAGGGCACGCTGGTGGTCGGGGATGTGCGTCAGATGTCCAATCTGCGCCCGATTTTGCGCGAAGGTTCGGTCTTCGAGCCGCCTGTTGTCGAGACCCTTCCGCTTGCGTTCACGGTAGACGCCAAAGGCATTCGCCATCCGGAGCCTCCGGTGCCGGTGAGTTTCCTGCCGCTGGGTGTGGAGTGGGAGCTTTCCGGACTTTCGGCGTGGTGGTGGAAAGATCGGGCGTGGGTGTGGATTGAAAAAATATGA